A window of the Myripristis murdjan chromosome 15, fMyrMur1.1, whole genome shotgun sequence genome harbors these coding sequences:
- the c1d gene encoding nuclear nucleic acid-binding protein C1D isoform X2, giving the protein MASDIPAEDYPLEIKEYLTGFESSVSSVKTMLQTLMSISRNDLEKLDPLEQAKLDLMSAYTLNSLFWMYLVTQGVNPREHGIKQELERIRTYMNRVKEITDKKKAARLDKGAAARFVRNALYDAEEGGSKKGAESKSKKAASTPADTPEPKRSKHS; this is encoded by the exons ATGGCAAGTGATATTCCAGCTGAAGACTACCCCCTCGAAATTAAGGAATATCTCACAGGCTTCGAGTCGTCAGTCAGCTCTGTCAAAACTATGCTGCAGACTTTAATGTCAATATCCAGGAATGATCTGGAAAAG CTGGATCCTTTGGAGCAAGCCAAGTTGGACCTGATGTCTGCCTACACCCTCAATTCACTCTTCTGGA TGTACCTGGTGACTCAAGGAGTAAATCCCAGAGAGCATGGAATCAAACAGGAACTG GAGCGAATAAGAACATACATGAACAGAGTGAAGGAGATCACAGACAAGAAGAAAGCTGCACGTCTGGATAAGGGGGCAGCAGCGCGCTTCGTCAGGAATGCCCTCTACGATGCAGAGGAAGGAGGTTCCAAAAAAGGAGCAGAGTCCAAGTCCAAGAAAGCAGCTAGCACACCGGCTGACACACCAGAGCCAAAGCGTTCAAAGCACagttga
- the c1d gene encoding nuclear nucleic acid-binding protein C1D isoform X1, giving the protein MLALFLGCLPASSGYLASPPASFEGRLLQDPCKLIMASDIPAEDYPLEIKEYLTGFESSVSSVKTMLQTLMSISRNDLEKLDPLEQAKLDLMSAYTLNSLFWMYLVTQGVNPREHGIKQELERIRTYMNRVKEITDKKKAARLDKGAAARFVRNALYDAEEGGSKKGAESKSKKAASTPADTPEPKRSKHS; this is encoded by the exons ATGTTAGCTCTCTTTCTTGGTTGTTTACCAGCTAGCAGTGGCTATCTAGCATCACCACCAGCTAGCTTTGAAGGGAGGTTATTGCAAGATCCTTGCAAACT AATAATGGCAAGTGATATTCCAGCTGAAGACTACCCCCTCGAAATTAAGGAATATCTCACAGGCTTCGAGTCGTCAGTCAGCTCTGTCAAAACTATGCTGCAGACTTTAATGTCAATATCCAGGAATGATCTGGAAAAG CTGGATCCTTTGGAGCAAGCCAAGTTGGACCTGATGTCTGCCTACACCCTCAATTCACTCTTCTGGA TGTACCTGGTGACTCAAGGAGTAAATCCCAGAGAGCATGGAATCAAACAGGAACTG GAGCGAATAAGAACATACATGAACAGAGTGAAGGAGATCACAGACAAGAAGAAAGCTGCACGTCTGGATAAGGGGGCAGCAGCGCGCTTCGTCAGGAATGCCCTCTACGATGCAGAGGAAGGAGGTTCCAAAAAAGGAGCAGAGTCCAAGTCCAAGAAAGCAGCTAGCACACCGGCTGACACACCAGAGCCAAAGCGTTCAAAGCACagttga